A genome region from Populus alba chromosome 5, ASM523922v2, whole genome shotgun sequence includes the following:
- the LOC118029217 gene encoding stearoyl-[acyl-carrier-protein] 9-desaturase 6, chloroplastic, with translation MQVSHFLSSHQLSCTTRGQKMIHHRFSPPSSTVRFRPPSDRSITVAVAAPPQLLKHQKTHSMPSEKIEIFKSLDNWATQNVLPLLKPVDQCWQPQNFLPDPSLTFSDFTDQVRALRDRTDGLPDEYFVVLVGDMITEDALPTYQTMINTLDGVRDETGASLSPWATWTRAWTAEENRHGDLLRSYLYLSGRVDMLMIEKTVQYLIGSGMDPGTENNPYLGFVYTSFQERATFVSHGNTARLAKEGGDPVLARICGTIAADERRHENAYSKIVEKLLEVDPTGAMVAIGDMMRKKITMPAHLMHDGQDPHLFEHFSSVAQRLGVYTADDYADILEFLIGRWRLEKLEGLTGEGRRAQDFVCGLAPRIRRLQERADEKAKKMKPLSARFSWIFNKEVAL, from the exons ATGCAAGTCTCACACTTCCTCAGTAGCCACCAACTCTCATGCACTACACGTGGCCAGAAAATGATCCACCACCGCTTCTCACCACCATCTTCCACCGTCAGATTCCGTCCACCATCAGATCGGTCTATCACTGTTGCCGTGGCTGCTCCACCACAGCTGCTAAAGCACCAAAAGACACACTCAATGCCGTCAGAGAAGATAGAAATATTCAAGTCATTAGATAATTGGGCTACGCAAAATGTCTTACCACTTCTAAAACCTGTAGACCAATGCTGGCAGCCCCAGAACTTCTTGCCTGACCCTTCGTTGACATTTTCTGATTTCACTGATCAGGTGAGGGCCCTACGTGATCGGACGGATGGGCTTCCAGATGAGTATTTTGTGGTGTTGGTGGGCGACATGATCACCGAGGATGCTTTGCCTACGTATCAAACCATGATCAACACGCTCGATGGTGTTAGAGATGAGACCGGGGCCAGCCTGAGCCCATGGGCCACTTGGACTCGGGCCTGGACTGCCGAGGAGAATCGGCATGGAGATTTGCTTAGATCTTATTTGTATTTGTCGGGTCGGGTTGACATGCTAATGATTGAGAAGACTGTTCAGTATCTGATCGGATCTGGCATG GATCCTGGGACAGAAAACAACCCGTATTTGGGGTTTGTGTACACGTCATTTCAAGAGCGAGCCACCTTTGTCTCACATGGCAACACGGCTCGCTTGGCTAAAGAGGGAGGTGATCCGGTGCTGGCGCGCATCTGTGGTACCATTGCGGCAGACGAGAGACGCCACGAGAATGCTTACTCTAAGATCGTTGAAAAGCTCCTTGAGGTGGACCCCACGGGTGCAATGGTGGCTATAGGAGACATGATGCGAAAGAAAATCACGATGCCAGCCCACTTGATGCACGATGGGCAGGACCCACATCTCTTTGAGCACTTCTCATCCGTGGCCCAGCGGCTTGGGGTTTATACGGCTGACGATTATGCGGATATTTTGGAGTTCTTGATTGGACGGTGGAGATTGGAGAAGCTAGAGGGGTTGACGGGTGAGGGAAGACGTGCACAGGATTTTGTGTGCGGGTTAGCCCCCAGGATTAGAAGGCTGCAGGAGCGAGCTGATGAGAAAGCTAAAAAGATGAAGCCACTTAGCGCGAGGTTTAGCTGGATTTTCAATAAGGAGGTCGCCTTGTAA
- the LOC118029215 gene encoding auxin efflux carrier component 6, producing MITADDFYKVMCAMVPLYFAMLVAYGSVKWYKIFTPEQCSGINRFVAVFAVPVLSFHFIAQNNPYQMDTKFILADTLSKVLALVLLSVWAVFFNGEFDWLITLFSVATLPNTLVMGIPLLKAMYGDFTQSLMVQVVVLQCIIWYTLLLFLFEYRAATLLIKAQFPGPTAATISKIELDDDVISLDGRDPLRTESETDGNGRIRVRIRRSTSSAPDSALSSTICLTPRPSNLSNAEVFSVNTPVPLHEYHGYNGHFSHGPNNEIVLCNGDLGLAYRSGTSPRLSGYASSDAYSLQPTPRASNFNELDLTNATNTPFWVRSPVAGKIYRQPSPAVPEVKLVWGESPVICPNGGGKDVAGKEISFRDSCKMPAPEESNLKESVSNQEMPHAIVMIRLILVVVGRKLSRNPNTYSSVLGLLWSLASFKWNVGMPSLVKYSIKIISDAGLGMAMFSLGLFMALQPRIIVCGKKRATMAMAIRFICGPIVMSTTSVAVGMRGVRLRAAIVQAALSQGIVPFVFAREYGLHPDIMSTGVIFGMLVSLPVTLIYYIFLGL from the exons ATGATCACTGCAGATGATTTCTACAAGGTCATGTGTGCAATGGTGCCTCTGTATTTTGCAATGCTGGTTGCGTATGGATCGGTGAAATGGTACAAGATATTCACACCGGAGCAGTGCTCAGGGATCAACAGATTTGTTGCTGTTTTTGCAGTCCCCGTGCTGTCTTTCCACTTCATCGCTCAAAACAATCCATACCAGATGGACACCAAGTTCATCCTGGCTGATACTCTTTCGAAAGTCTTAGCCCTTGTTCTGCTCTCAGTGTGGGCTGTTTTCTTTAATGGAGAATTTGATTGGCTTATCACTCTCTTCTCAGTCGCTACCTTGCCTAACACACTTGTCATGGGCATTCCTTTGCTCAAGGCCATGTATGGAGATTTCACACAGAGCCTCATGGTGCAAGTGGTTGTTCTTCAATGTATAATATG GTACACGCTTCTGCTCTTCCTCTTTGAATACAGAGCTGCAACCCTCCTAATCAAAGCCCAATTTCCCGGCCCCACAGCAGCCACCATTTCCAAAATCGAACTCGACGACGACGTCATCTCGCTCGACGGCAGGGATCCACTCCGCACAGAATCAGAAACAGACGGCAACGGACGCATACGAGTCCGCATCAGACGGTCCACATCTTCGGCTCCAGACTCCGCTTTATCGTCCACCATATGCCTCACTCCTAGACCATCAAACCTCTCCAACGCCGAAGTTTTCTCCGTTAATACCCCTGTACCACTGCACGAATACCATGGTTATAATGGTCATTTCAGTCATGGACCCAACAATGAGATTGTGCTATGTAATGGTGACTTGGGATTGGCATATCGGTCTGGAACGAGTCCGAGGTTGTCAGGATACGCGTCGTCTGATGCTTACTCACTTCAACCGACACCACGTGCGTCCAACTTCAACGAATTGGACCTAACTAATGCAACGAACACGCCCTTCTGGGTCCGATCTCCAGTCGCCGGTAAAATTTACCGGCAGCCATCTCCGGCGGTTCCTGAAGTCAAGCTAGTCTGGGGTGAGTCGCCAGTAATATGTCCAAATGGCGGCGGCAAAGATGTGGCAG GCAAGGAAATCAGCTTCAGAGACAGTTGTAAAATGCCAGCACCAGAGGAATCGAATTTGAAGGAATCAGTGAGCAACCAAGAAATGCCGCATGCCATTGTCATGATTAGACTTATACTTGTTGTGGTAGGGAGGAAGCTCTCTCGAAATCCAAATACATACTCGAGTGTCTTGGGGCTTCTCTGGTCTTTAGCCTCTTTCAA ATGGAATGTGGGAATGCCCAGCTTGgtgaaatattcaataaaaataatttcagacGCAGGTCTTGGGATGGCCATGTTCAGTTTAG GGTTGTTCATGGCTCTTCAGCCTCGGATAATTGTATGCGGCAAGAAAAGGGCAACAATGGCAATGGCAATCCGATTCATTTGTGGACCAATCGTAATGTCGACAACTTCGGTCGCCGTTGGAATGAGAGGAGTGCGGCTCCGTGCGGCCATAGTGCAG GCAGCTCTTTCACAAGGGATTGTGCCCTTCGTCTTTGCAAGGGAGTATGGGTTGCATCCCGATATAATGAGTACAGG GGTAATCTTCGGCATGTTGGTTTCCTTGCCGGTAACCCTCATCTACTATATATTTCTAGGCCTGTGA